A single genomic interval of Natator depressus isolate rNatDep1 chromosome 14, rNatDep2.hap1, whole genome shotgun sequence harbors:
- the LOC141998080 gene encoding galectin-1-like, which produces MKADPQPHRFVLNVGRAGSDLALHFNPRFESHGDARVIICNSLQGGEWGEEQREPDVPFQPGQDAKICISFDAQGLTVALGEQRLGLEAIEFFSVKGDFRVKSIKLK; this is translated from the exons CTTTGTCCTGAACGTGGGCCGGGCCGGCTCGGACCTGGCCCTTCACTTCAACCCCCGCTTCGAGAGCCACGGGGACGCCCGCGTCATCATCTGCAACTCGCTGcagggcggggagtggggggaggagcagcGGGAGCCGGACGTCCCCTTCCAGCCGGGGCAGGACGCCAAG ATCTGCATCTCCTTTGACGCCCAGGGGCTGACGGTGGCGTTGGGGGAGCagcggctggggctggaggccatCGAATTCTTCTCAGTGAAGGGAGACTTCAGGGTCAAGTCCATCAAATTAAAGtag